From Salvelinus fontinalis isolate EN_2023a chromosome 30, ASM2944872v1, whole genome shotgun sequence, one genomic window encodes:
- the LOC129828670 gene encoding uncharacterized protein LOC129828670, which yields MLRGNPKVKVEVGDDYGQGDTCEWTSEVLAEEIARVSERRGRLREDARVMAAEARMSASSTVFRADSGGRAEVVTSTRRDEESGAQDVNKHGGAQFPAASVSVKTPKYSGKADWEAFHAQFELLAHFRGWSDEEIALQLALCLTDEALSCLILISPEDRHDYGALVGALRRRYGQCVQPGLLRSELSNRRRQPGEPLRVLANDIESLSRRAYAHMPPSVQSELARDQFIQALSPTELRIQTQLAHPESLQIALEMALERELVWAGALVGVQGDTPSVQAGGQSSPEPEKPAWVAEMTELIRAVSLQAAQNTHPGPRVCWGCGQPGHLRRNCPMSPRAQGNGSGSA from the coding sequence atgcttcgagggaatccgaaagtgaaggtggaggtaggggacgaTTATGGCCAAGGAGATACGTGTGAATGGACGTCGGAGGTTCTGGCTGAGGAGATCGCCAGGGTGTCGGAGCGCAGAGGCCGCTTGAGGGAGGACGCTAGAGTGATGGCGGCTGAAGCGAGGATGAGCGCCTCGTCGACTGTGTTTCGCGCGGATTCTGGTGGGCGGGCCGAAGTGGTCACGTCGACGCGGCGGGACGAGGAATCTGGggctcaggatgtaaacaaacatggcggcgcccagttcccggctgcgtccgtatctgttaagaccccgaagtattccggtaaggcggattgggaagcttttcatgctcagtttgaactgttagctcattTTAGGGGGTGGTCGGATGAAGAAATAGCACTGCAGTTGGCTTTATGCCTCACGGATGAAGCTCTGTCCTGTTTGATATTGATTAGCCccgaggacagacatgattatggcgctttagtgggagcactgaggaggcgctatggacagtgtgtacagcccgggctactgcgctccgaactgagtaatagacgcaggcagccaggagagcctctacgggtgttagctaatgacattgagagcctctctcggcgggcatatgctcacatgcccccctccgtgcagagcgagctagcacgggaccagttcatacaggcgctctctcctacggagctgcgcatacagacccagctggctcatcctgagtcattgcagatagccttggagatggctttggagagggagctggtgtgGGCTGGGGCTTTGGTGGGGGTGCAGGGAGACACACCCTCTGTGCAAGCTGGGGGGCAGAGCAGCCCGGAGCCGGAAAAGCCTGCATGGGTGGCTGAAATGACAGAACTCATTCGTGCTGTGTCGCTACAGGCGGCacaaaacacacaccctggtcccagggtctgctggggttgtggccagccAGGCCATCTGCGCCGTAATTGCCCCATGTCCCCCAGAGCTCAGGGAAACGGCTCGGGGTCCGCATAG